In a single window of the Prochlorococcus marinus str. AS9601 genome:
- a CDS encoding thioredoxin domain-containing protein has protein sequence MQSESQDQILKSNLKIIFILIISIVMISLLLFKNFFFRSTYLLKSFGELSVDPEIAFVNNKPTFLEFYAEWCEVCKETAPQVSAFKDEYEKDINFVFLNVDNQKWGNYIQKFAVNGIPQVNLFDKKGNLISTFIGKQDEIKIRESINNLKKGEKPFEEIINSEFSIIQENKNNEVSPRSHG, from the coding sequence TATTTATTTTGATTATATCTATTGTTATGATTTCATTGCTTTTGTTTAAAAATTTCTTTTTTAGATCAACTTATCTTTTAAAGAGTTTTGGAGAATTATCCGTTGACCCTGAAATAGCTTTTGTAAATAATAAGCCTACATTTCTGGAATTTTATGCTGAGTGGTGTGAAGTTTGCAAAGAAACGGCTCCACAAGTTTCTGCTTTTAAAGATGAATATGAAAAAGATATTAATTTTGTTTTTTTAAATGTTGATAATCAAAAATGGGGTAATTACATTCAGAAGTTTGCCGTCAACGGGATTCCTCAAGTTAATCTTTTTGATAAAAAGGGTAATCTAATTTCTACTTTTATTGGTAAACAAGACGAAATAAAAATAAGAGAATCTATTAATAATTTAAAAAAAGGAGAGAAACCCTTTGAGGAGATTATTAATTCTGAATTTTCAATCATTCAAGAAAATAAAAATAATGAGGTTAGTCCTCGTAGTCATGGATAA
- the thyX gene encoding FAD-dependent thymidylate synthase → MSKVELISLTPDAEKTMAYIARVSNPKNQENEDYSKLLSYCIKNEHWSVFEQSFMTLQIETNRGIAAQILRHRSFTFQEFSQRYADSSQLGNIPLPELRRQDFKNRQNSIPDLPDELKQRFNEKIGLHFQAASELYEDLLAEGVAKECARFVLPLATPTRIYMTGSCRSWIHYIHLRSAHGTQKEHKSIAQNCKSIFKQSFPIVSKSLAW, encoded by the coding sequence ATGAGTAAAGTTGAACTAATTTCGCTAACACCTGATGCAGAAAAAACAATGGCTTACATTGCAAGAGTTAGTAACCCAAAAAATCAGGAAAATGAGGACTATTCGAAATTATTGAGTTATTGCATTAAAAATGAACATTGGAGTGTTTTTGAACAGTCATTTATGACATTACAAATAGAAACTAACAGGGGAATAGCTGCCCAAATTTTAAGACATAGATCATTTACTTTCCAGGAATTTTCGCAGAGATATGCAGATAGTTCTCAATTGGGAAATATTCCCTTACCAGAGTTGAGACGTCAAGATTTTAAAAATAGGCAAAATTCAATCCCTGATCTCCCTGATGAGTTAAAACAAAGATTCAATGAAAAAATTGGTTTGCATTTTCAGGCAGCTTCAGAATTATATGAAGATTTACTTGCTGAAGGTGTAGCGAAAGAATGTGCGAGATTTGTTTTACCATTAGCTACTCCGACAAGAATATATATGACTGGATCATGCAGATCGTGGATACATTACATTCATTTAAGATCAGCTCACGGCACCCAAAAAGAACATAAGTCTATAGCCCAAAATTGCAAGTCTATTTTTAAACAAAGTTTTCCGATTGTATCAAAATCTTTAGCATGGTAA